A portion of the Sandaracinaceae bacterium genome contains these proteins:
- a CDS encoding helix-turn-helix domain-containing protein, producing the protein MARISGREREERLLDEAANLFVRFGYDKTSVSDIARAAGVSKGAFYLAFESKDALFEALLLREMMRFSDAWARGVEAHPRGGTVGAMYEVMLRALDASPFMSIIYRRDRAVLGRYLQRPDNFFRKYATGQPTRHEAVVMLQDAGAIRRDVDPKVAAHLMNMIAFGLVSLDEVVPPAEIPETDALIEGIADFMDRALTPEDGGDSEAGKRVIRDLFEGGRAAFEALMEERRS; encoded by the coding sequence ATGGCGCGGATCAGCGGTCGAGAGCGGGAGGAACGGCTCCTGGACGAAGCGGCGAACCTGTTCGTGCGGTTCGGCTACGACAAGACCTCGGTGAGCGACATCGCGCGCGCGGCGGGCGTGTCCAAGGGCGCGTTCTACCTCGCGTTCGAGAGCAAGGACGCGCTCTTCGAGGCACTGCTGCTCCGGGAGATGATGCGCTTCTCCGACGCCTGGGCGCGCGGCGTCGAGGCGCACCCCCGCGGGGGCACGGTCGGCGCGATGTACGAGGTCATGCTCCGTGCCCTCGACGCGAGCCCGTTCATGTCGATCATCTACCGCCGCGACCGCGCGGTCCTCGGGCGCTACCTGCAGCGACCCGACAACTTCTTTCGCAAATACGCGACCGGGCAACCCACGCGCCACGAGGCGGTGGTCATGCTGCAAGACGCGGGAGCCATCCGGCGCGACGTGGACCCGAAGGTCGCGGCGCATCTGATGAACATGATCGCCTTCGGGCTGGTCTCGCTCGACGAGGTCGTGCCCCCGGCCGAGATCCCCGAGACCGACGCGCTCATCGAGGGCATCGCGGACTTCATGGATCGCGCGCTGACCCCCGAGGACGGCGGCGACTCCGAGGCGGGTAAGCGCGTGATCCGGGATCTCTTCGAGGGCGGCCGCGCGGCCTTCGAGGCGCTGATGGAGGAGCGGCGGTCATGA
- a CDS encoding ABC transporter ATP-binding protein, whose translation MIEVDGLKFAYPAATTETLHGLSFDIEEQEIFGFLGPSGAGKSTTQKILIGLLHGYAGGASVMGREVRDWGHAYYEHVGVSFELPNHHKRLTARENLEHFGALYAQAIVPPLEVLRWVGLEDAADQRVSDFSKGMKIRLNVARSLLHRPKVLFLDEPTSGLDPVNARNIKDLVRRVRDEGATVFVTTHDMSVAEQLCDRVAFITDGRIRAMDTPSALKKKHGRRVVRVEYEDAGELKAVERPLDGIGEDEVFASLLRAHRVETIHSQETTLENVFIEVTGEALTP comes from the coding sequence ATGATCGAGGTCGACGGACTGAAGTTCGCGTATCCGGCCGCGACGACGGAGACCCTCCACGGGCTCTCCTTCGACATCGAGGAGCAGGAGATCTTCGGATTCCTGGGGCCCTCGGGCGCGGGCAAGTCGACGACGCAGAAGATCCTGATCGGGCTCCTGCACGGCTACGCAGGAGGCGCGTCGGTGATGGGCCGCGAGGTGCGCGACTGGGGCCACGCCTACTACGAGCACGTCGGCGTGAGCTTCGAGCTGCCCAACCACCACAAGCGGCTCACGGCGCGCGAGAACCTCGAGCACTTCGGGGCCCTGTACGCGCAGGCCATCGTGCCGCCGCTCGAGGTCCTGCGCTGGGTCGGGCTCGAGGACGCAGCCGATCAGCGCGTGAGCGACTTCAGCAAAGGCATGAAGATCCGCCTCAACGTCGCGCGCAGCCTGCTTCACCGACCGAAGGTCCTCTTCCTCGACGAGCCGACGAGCGGGCTCGACCCGGTCAACGCGCGCAACATCAAGGACCTGGTGCGGCGCGTGCGCGACGAGGGCGCGACGGTCTTCGTCACCACGCACGACATGTCGGTCGCCGAGCAGCTCTGCGACCGCGTCGCCTTCATCACCGACGGACGCATCCGCGCGATGGACACCCCGAGCGCGCTGAAGAAGAAGCACGGCCGGCGCGTCGTGCGCGTCGAGTACGAGGACGCGGGCGAGCTGAAGGCGGTCGAGCGGCCCCTCGACGGGATCGGGGAGGACGAGGTCTTCGCGTCTCTCCTCCGCGCGCACCGCGTCGAGACGATCCACAGCCAGGAGACGACGCTGGAGAACGTCTTCATCGAGGTCACGGGCGAGGCGCTCACGCCATGA
- a CDS encoding DUF808 domain-containing protein, translating into MVTASLLALLDDIAIVMDDVATLTKVATKKTAGVLGDDLALNAEQVSGVKPRRELPVVWAVAKGSARNKLILVPAALAISALAPWLITPLLMLGGAFLCFEGFEKVHEKLFHREEAERRHAAHKQAVADPEVDLVAAEKTKIAGAIRTDFILSAEILVISLGAITAESPDADLWVRLGVLTTVSVIMTVGVYGVVAGIVKLDDAGLALRQRDGAFAKRVGGLILRGAPLLMKGLGIAGTVAMFLVGGGIITHSIPPLYAAIQSFSDRLGAFGWALPLILDLAAGLLVGGALVGLLSIYRRLRGQTETS; encoded by the coding sequence ATGGTGACGGCCAGCCTGCTCGCTCTGCTCGACGACATCGCGATCGTGATGGACGACGTGGCGACCCTCACCAAGGTCGCGACGAAGAAGACCGCGGGCGTGCTCGGGGACGACCTCGCGCTGAACGCGGAGCAGGTCTCGGGCGTGAAGCCGCGGCGGGAGCTGCCGGTGGTGTGGGCGGTGGCCAAGGGCTCCGCGCGGAACAAGCTCATCCTCGTCCCGGCGGCGCTCGCCATCAGCGCGCTCGCGCCCTGGCTGATCACGCCGCTGCTCATGCTCGGCGGCGCGTTCCTGTGCTTCGAGGGCTTCGAGAAGGTCCACGAGAAGCTCTTCCATCGCGAGGAGGCGGAGAGGCGCCACGCCGCGCACAAGCAGGCCGTCGCCGATCCGGAGGTCGACCTCGTCGCGGCCGAGAAGACGAAGATCGCCGGCGCGATCCGCACCGACTTCATCCTCTCGGCAGAGATCCTCGTGATCTCCCTCGGCGCGATCACCGCGGAGAGCCCGGACGCAGACCTCTGGGTGCGGCTCGGTGTGCTGACGACGGTCTCGGTCATCATGACCGTCGGTGTCTACGGGGTCGTCGCGGGCATCGTGAAGCTGGACGACGCGGGCCTCGCGCTCCGGCAGCGGGACGGCGCCTTCGCCAAGCGCGTCGGCGGGCTCATCCTGCGCGGCGCGCCGCTCCTGATGAAGGGCCTCGGGATCGCCGGCACCGTCGCCATGTTCCTGGTCGGCGGCGGCATCATCACGCACAGCATCCCGCCGCTCTACGCGGCCATCCAGAGCTTCTCGGACAGGCTCGGCGCCTTCGGCTGGGCCCTCCCGTTGATCCTGGATCTGGCCGCCGGCCTGCTCGTCGGCGGCGCCCTCGTCGGGCTGCTCTCGATCTATCGCCGACTGCGCGGCCAGACCGAGACCTCGTGA